One Sphingomonas sp. FARSPH DNA segment encodes these proteins:
- the phaR gene encoding polyhydroxyalkanoate synthesis repressor PhaR translates to MKKQNRADGTVIIKKYANRRLYNTETSSYITLDHLATMTREGRDFKVVDAKTDEDITHNVLTQIIMEEESRGQTMLPVSFLRQLIAMYGDSMQAMVPGYLEASMDSFRRNQEQFKSAVEGAFAGSPFAEIAKRNLAMFEAAAAAFKPATPAATPTPSPAPAAGGAKDDEIAALRAELSRLKDKVEKLG, encoded by the coding sequence ATGAAGAAACAGAACAGGGCCGACGGCACGGTCATCATCAAGAAATACGCCAACCGGCGCCTCTACAATACCGAGACGTCATCCTACATCACGCTCGACCATCTGGCGACGATGACGCGCGAGGGCCGCGACTTCAAGGTCGTCGACGCCAAGACGGACGAGGACATCACGCACAATGTCCTGACCCAGATCATCATGGAAGAGGAAAGCCGGGGGCAGACGATGCTGCCGGTCAGCTTCCTGCGCCAACTGATCGCGATGTACGGCGATTCGATGCAGGCGATGGTGCCGGGTTATCTGGAAGCGTCGATGGACAGTTTCCGCCGCAACCAGGAACAGTTCAAGTCCGCGGTCGAGGGCGCGTTCGCGGGATCGCCCTTCGCCGAGATCGCCAAGCGCAACCTGGCGATGTTCGAGGCAGCGGCCGCCGCGTTCAAGCCTGCGACGCCGGCCGCGACCCCGACGCCAAGCCCGGCCCCCGCGGCCGGCGGCGCCAAGGACGACGAGATCGCCGCGCTGCGCGCCGAATTGTCGCGGCTGAAGGACAAGGTCGAGAAGCTCGGCTGA
- a CDS encoding alpha/beta fold hydrolase, translating into MPLFLAMVEAETRGDPDRRSAALAGLAAYQAAPRAAPPPPRPAVAHIGRTALRDHGGSGRPVVLVPSLINPPDILDLGDASLAAFLVAQGHRVLSVDWGTPGAADREAGLAAHVERLLVPLLATLDAPPVLVGYCLGGTLALAAACACPVAGLATIAAPWHHRGYGEEARGAMLDLWETARPTAAALGMLPMEALQSGFWRLDPARTVDKYVRFGRLAPDSAATRAFVRLEDWANAGAPLPFAFAAGLFEDFVAQDTPGRGLWQVAGAPATPDRLRCPAVEFVSTTDRIVPAATAARLADRRELALGHVGMIVGGRARTALWQPLADWIATLPPAKARA; encoded by the coding sequence TTGCCGCTGTTCCTGGCGATGGTGGAGGCGGAGACCCGGGGCGATCCCGATCGCCGCAGCGCAGCGCTCGCGGGGCTCGCCGCCTATCAGGCCGCGCCCCGCGCCGCGCCGCCGCCGCCCCGCCCCGCGGTCGCGCACATCGGCCGCACGGCCTTGCGCGATCACGGCGGGTCGGGGCGGCCGGTCGTCCTCGTCCCCTCGCTGATCAACCCGCCCGACATCCTCGACCTCGGCGACGCCTCGCTCGCCGCGTTCCTGGTCGCGCAGGGGCATCGCGTGCTGTCGGTCGACTGGGGGACACCCGGCGCCGCAGACCGCGAAGCCGGGCTTGCCGCGCATGTCGAGCGGCTGCTCGTGCCGCTGCTCGCGACGCTGGACGCGCCGCCGGTGCTGGTCGGCTATTGCCTCGGCGGGACGCTCGCGCTCGCCGCCGCTTGCGCCTGCCCCGTCGCCGGCCTCGCGACGATCGCCGCGCCGTGGCACCATCGCGGCTATGGCGAGGAGGCGCGCGGCGCGATGCTCGACCTGTGGGAGACCGCGCGGCCGACCGCGGCGGCGCTCGGCATGCTGCCGATGGAGGCGTTGCAGAGCGGTTTCTGGCGGCTGGACCCAGCGCGCACCGTCGACAAATATGTGCGCTTCGGCCGGCTCGCCCCGGACAGCGCCGCGACGCGCGCGTTTGTCCGGCTGGAGGATTGGGCCAATGCGGGGGCGCCGTTGCCCTTTGCCTTCGCCGCCGGGCTGTTCGAGGATTTCGTCGCGCAGGATACGCCGGGGCGCGGCCTGTGGCAGGTCGCCGGTGCGCCCGCGACGCCCGACCGGCTGCGCTGCCCCGCGGTCGAGTTCGTCTCCACCACCGACCGCATCGTGCCCGCCGCGACCGCCGCCCGCCTTGCCGACCGGCGCGAGCTGGCGCTCGGCCATGTCGGGATGATCGTCGGCGGCCGCGCGCGCACCGCCTTGTGGCAGCCACTCGCGGACTGGATCGCCACCCTGCCACCCGCTAAGGCGCGCGCGTAA